The following are from one region of the Gossypium hirsutum isolate 1008001.06 chromosome D03, Gossypium_hirsutum_v2.1, whole genome shotgun sequence genome:
- the LOC107950017 gene encoding disease resistance protein RGA2: MAEYLAFNIAEKVSKLIKIAYQEISLAWDVHRDLEKLHKTLTTIKAVLLDAELKQVHDNQLRVWLQELKDACYDAEDVLDEFEILALKKQLLKQRTIGKKKSEAIGRDEEKRRIVKMLSQDDPADEEEIPVLPIVGVGVVKAIKAGKGSDGDLGSMNLEKLQKALLVCLNAKKYLLVLDDVWNEDRRKWVELKQLFAGGAVGSKIVVTTRSSQVAKITGISTPLHLEALPYEKSLSLFLKFAFKKGEEKQRPNLVDIGEGIVKKCEGVPLVVKTLGSMLFSKTSEQEWKLVRDSETWELMEKDNETVSVLKLSYDQLSPPLKQCFAYCSLFPKDVVF; this comes from the exons ATGGCTGAATACTTAGCCTTTAACATAGCTGAAAAAGTCTCTAAACTAATCAAAATTGCCTATCAAGAAATCAGCCTAGCTTGGGATGTTCACCGGGACCTTGAAAAGCTTCACAAGACTTTAACTACTATTAAAGCTGTGCTTTTAGATGCTGAACTAAAACAGGTTCATGATAATCAGCTCCGGGTTTGGCTACAAGAGTTGAAGGATGCCTGTTACGATGCAGAAGATGTATTGGATGAGTTTGAAATTCTAGCATTGAAGAAGCAGCTTCTGAAACAAAGGACCATTGGAAAGAAG AAATCAGAAGCAATTGGCAGAGATGAAGAGAAACGAAGAATTGTAAAGATGTTGTCGCAGGATGATCCAGCTGATGAGGAAGAGATACCTGTCCTTCCCATAGTTGGAGTAGGAG TAGTAAAAGCCATTAAAGCTGGAAAGGGTAGTGATGGGGACCTTGGAAGCATGAATTTGGAGAAATTACAAAAGGCCTTGCTAGTCTGCTTGAATGCTAAAAAGTATTTGCTTGTTTTAGATGATGTGTGGAATGAGGATAGAAGAAAATGGGTGGAACTGAAACAGTTGTTTGCAGGAGGAGCTGTCGGAAGCAAAATTGTAGTCACCACTAGGAGTAGCCAAGTTGCAAAGATAACCGGTATAAGCACCCCACTCCATTTGGAAGCTCTTCCTTACGAAAAATCTTTATCCTTGTTTCTGAAATTTGCTTTCAAGAAAGGGGAAGAGAAACAACGTCCAAACCTTGTTGATATCGGGGAAGGAATTGTAAAGAAGTGCGAAGGGGTTCCTCTGGTGGTGAAGACATTGGGGAGTATGCTTTTCTCCAAAACTTCAGAGCAAGAGTGGAAACTTGTCAGAGATAGCGAGACCTGGGAGTTAATGGAGAAAGATAATGAAACAGTTTCTGTTCTTAAACTAAGTTATGATCAACTATCTCCTCCCTTGAAGCAATGCTTTGCTTATTGCTCACTGTTTCCAAAGGATGTTGTTTTTTAA